The following proteins are encoded in a genomic region of Streptococcus sp. 29892:
- the trxB gene encoding thioredoxin-disulfide reductase encodes MYDTVVIGAGPAGMTAALYAGRSNLKVALLERGIYGGQMNNTAEIENYPGYDHISGPALAEKMFEPLEKFGVDHIFGTLVRIEEDGPIKKIITEDDVLETKTVILAMGAKHRLLGVPGEDTYNSRGVSYCAVCDGAFFRGQKLLVVGGGDSAVEEALFLTQFAESVTIVHRRDQLRAQKVIQDRAFANEKINFIWDSVVEEIKGDDLRVQSVRIKNVKTEEVSELDFGGVFVYVGLDPMTDSVADLGITDEAGWIITNEKMETSKSGIYAIGDIRQNQLRQIATAVGNGAVAGQEVYNYITELAE; translated from the coding sequence ATGTACGATACAGTTGTAATTGGTGCAGGTCCTGCTGGGATGACTGCAGCCCTGTATGCAGGGCGAAGCAATCTAAAAGTGGCGCTTCTGGAGCGTGGCATTTACGGTGGTCAGATGAATAACACCGCTGAAATTGAAAACTATCCAGGCTATGACCATATTTCTGGTCCAGCCTTGGCAGAGAAAATGTTTGAACCCCTTGAAAAATTTGGAGTGGACCATATTTTTGGGACCTTGGTACGCATCGAAGAAGATGGTCCAATTAAGAAAATCATTACTGAAGATGACGTCTTGGAAACCAAGACAGTCATTCTGGCCATGGGAGCCAAACACCGCTTGCTTGGTGTGCCAGGTGAGGATACGTACAATAGCCGTGGTGTTTCCTACTGTGCGGTCTGTGATGGTGCCTTCTTCCGTGGGCAAAAACTCTTGGTTGTCGGAGGTGGTGATTCTGCAGTCGAAGAAGCCCTCTTCTTGACGCAATTTGCGGAATCTGTGACCATTGTTCACCGACGTGACCAACTACGCGCTCAAAAAGTCATCCAAGATCGCGCCTTTGCCAATGAAAAAATTAACTTCATCTGGGACAGTGTGGTAGAAGAAATCAAGGGAGATGACTTACGGGTTCAGAGCGTTCGTATTAAAAACGTGAAAACAGAGGAAGTCAGTGAATTGGACTTCGGTGGTGTCTTTGTTTACGTTGGTTTGGATCCGATGACGGATTCCGTTGCGGATTTGGGCATTACAGATGAAGCTGGTTGGATTATCACCAATGAAAAGATGGAAACCAGCAAATCTGGTATTTATGCCATTGGCGACATCCGCCAAAATCAACTCCGTCAGATTGCGACTGCTGTTGGAAATGGAGCAGTTGCTGGTCAGGAAGTCTACAACTACATCACAGAACTAGCTGAATAG
- a CDS encoding DEAD/DEAH box helicase produces the protein MKFTDMKLKPYIQEALKEINFVQPTEVQEKLIPVVLSGRDLIGESKTGSGKTHTFLIPIFQKLNEELDQVQAVITAPSRELATQIYQAARQLASHSDIEVRVTNYVGGTDKNRQIDKLQAGQPHIVVGTPGRIYDLVKSGDLAIHKAKTFVVDEADMTLDMGFLETVDKIAGSLPKDLQFMVFSATIPQKLQPFLKKYLSNPVMEQIKTHTVISDTIENWLISTKGRDRNAQILEVTKLMQPYLAMIFVNTKTRADELHSYLTANGLRVAKIHGDIPPRERKRIMNQVKNLDYQYIVATDLAARGIDIEGVSHVINDAIPQDLSFFVHRVGRTGRNGLSGIAITLYQPSDDADIRELEKLNIKFLPKEMKNGEFVDTYDRDRRANREKSREKLDLEMIGLVKKKKKKVKPGYKKKIQWAVDEKRRKTKRVEARAKGRAERKAKRQTF, from the coding sequence ATGAAATTTACAGATATGAAACTAAAGCCTTATATTCAAGAGGCTTTGAAAGAAATTAACTTTGTCCAGCCGACAGAGGTTCAGGAGAAATTGATTCCTGTTGTCTTGTCTGGTCGTGATTTGATTGGGGAATCAAAAACGGGCTCAGGGAAGACCCATACCTTTTTAATTCCCATTTTCCAGAAACTCAATGAGGAATTGGATCAGGTTCAGGCTGTCATTACAGCCCCATCTCGTGAACTGGCAACCCAGATTTACCAGGCGGCTCGTCAGTTGGCCAGTCATTCGGACATCGAAGTTCGTGTGACCAATTATGTTGGTGGTACGGATAAGAACCGTCAGATTGACAAGCTCCAAGCTGGTCAGCCCCACATTGTTGTTGGGACACCGGGTCGTATCTATGATTTGGTCAAATCAGGGGACTTGGCTATCCATAAGGCTAAGACATTTGTAGTGGATGAGGCCGATATGACCTTGGACATGGGCTTCTTGGAAACAGTAGATAAGATTGCTGGTAGCCTGCCAAAAGATTTGCAATTTATGGTCTTTTCAGCCACCATTCCGCAGAAACTGCAGCCGTTTTTGAAAAAGTATTTGTCTAATCCGGTCATGGAACAAATCAAGACCCATACGGTCATTTCAGATACCATTGAAAACTGGCTGATTTCAACCAAGGGCCGTGACCGCAATGCGCAGATCTTGGAAGTGACCAAGCTCATGCAGCCTTACTTGGCCATGATTTTCGTCAATACCAAGACTCGTGCAGATGAATTACACAGCTATTTGACGGCAAATGGTCTACGCGTTGCAAAGATTCATGGGGATATTCCACCACGTGAGCGCAAGCGGATCATGAACCAGGTGAAGAACTTGGACTATCAATACATAGTAGCAACAGACCTGGCAGCGCGTGGGATTGATATTGAAGGTGTCAGCCATGTTATCAATGATGCTATTCCGCAGGATCTCTCCTTCTTTGTTCACCGTGTGGGTCGGACGGGTCGGAATGGACTGTCAGGTATTGCCATTACCCTTTATCAGCCGAGCGATGATGCGGACATCCGCGAGTTAGAAAAGCTCAATATCAAGTTCTTGCCAAAAGAAATGAAAAATGGTGAGTTTGTCGATACCTACGATCGTGACCGCCGTGCCAACCGTGAAAAATCGCGTGAAAAACTGGACTTGGAAATGATTGGCTTGGTCAAGAAGAAAAAGAAAAAAGTCAAGCCAGGTTACAAGAAGAAAATTCAGTGGGCAGTTGATGAGAAACGCCGCAAGACCAAGCGTGTAGAAGCACGTGCCAAGGGTCGTGCAGAGCGTAAGGCCAAACGCCAAACCTTCTAA
- a CDS encoding YceD family protein, with amino-acid sequence MFHIYDIQKNPDGISFEKTLDLQEDLQARNSDVLGLSPVQVSGNVRFESGFFFLDYQMTYDITLASSRSLQPVLLHEVQEVNELFVANEAVLKEQDLIDEYMVLVVEDDYIVLEESVADNILLAIPIKVLTPEEEAGTDLPSGQAWALMTEEDFQQKAQEKKEANSPFAQLQGLFDSEE; translated from the coding sequence ATGTTTCATATTTACGATATTCAGAAAAATCCAGATGGAATTTCCTTTGAGAAGACCTTGGATTTACAGGAAGACTTGCAGGCTCGAAATAGTGACGTTTTAGGCTTGTCGCCTGTCCAAGTAAGTGGAAATGTCCGTTTTGAATCCGGTTTCTTTTTCTTGGACTACCAGATGACCTACGATATTACCTTGGCTTCCAGCCGTTCCTTGCAACCAGTCCTTCTGCATGAGGTTCAAGAAGTCAATGAACTTTTTGTAGCCAATGAAGCAGTTCTTAAGGAGCAGGACTTGATTGACGAGTATATGGTTTTGGTAGTAGAAGACGACTACATTGTCCTAGAGGAAAGCGTGGCGGATAATATTCTTTTAGCCATTCCGATTAAGGTCTTGACACCTGAAGAAGAAGCTGGCACTGACCTGCCTTCTGGTCAAGCTTGGGCTTTGATGACCGAGGAAGATTTCCAACAAAAAGCGCAAGAGAAAAAAGAAGCTAATAGTCCTTTTGCACAATTGCAAGGCTTGTTTGACAGTGAAGAATAG
- a CDS encoding DUF4059 family protein, whose product MLQNILSFYLQGLLVAALLVILSSLIYFVSRAGRRVDQTPQERQDFLFDLLMINVMIIPILAFGVMGILLMFKA is encoded by the coding sequence ATGTTACAAAATATTCTCAGTTTTTACTTGCAGGGGCTCCTAGTCGCTGCCTTGTTGGTTATCTTATCCAGTCTCATTTACTTTGTCTCAAGAGCGGGTAGAAGAGTGGATCAAACGCCGCAAGAGCGCCAGGATTTCTTATTTGATTTACTAATGATCAATGTCATGATTATCCCTATTCTTGCCTTTGGGGTCATGGGGATTTTGTTAATGTTTAAAGCATAG